The Arachis hypogaea cultivar Tifrunner chromosome 16, arahy.Tifrunner.gnm2.J5K5, whole genome shotgun sequence genome contains a region encoding:
- the LOC112754664 gene encoding uncharacterized protein: MMAETIKYTDTLKENKERFADQWVVNHYSLEAPSQQSQPNGDDGNNSAASVVDPDMVWREEASTLYKNLVYRLGSFFTDNLRTSTLKYSSTPATSQSVDPEDGVDLSRCYFSPRAFTNRLNSCGSLRRSIRQSSHT; the protein is encoded by the exons ATGATGGCGGAGACCATCAAGTATACTGACACCTTGAAGGAgaacaaggagagatttgctgaTCAGTGGGTTGTGaatcattat AGTTTGGAGGCTCCATCCCAGCAATCTCAGCCTAATGGAGACGACGGCAACAACTCTGCTGCATCAGTCGTTGATCCTGACATGGTTTGGCGTGAGGAAGCATCTACTCTTTACAAGAATCTTGTCTATAGGCTGGGATCATTCTTCACCGACAACCTCCGCACATCCACATTGAAATATTCATCAACCCCTGCTACCAGTCAGTCCGTCGATCCCGAGGACGGCGTCGATTTGAGCAGGTGCTACTTCTCACCAAGAGCCTTCACTAATAGGCTCAACAGCTGCGGGAGTCTGAGGAGAAGTATTAGACAATCCTCTCACACATGA